The following are encoded together in the Lathyrus oleraceus cultivar Zhongwan6 chromosome 3, CAAS_Psat_ZW6_1.0, whole genome shotgun sequence genome:
- the LOC127126215 gene encoding uncharacterized protein LOC127126215 — protein MGEESSDAMNLDLNLGPDPEPPTGSITNEALNLDDWIEEPLQRISEAAARLRGRQRWRWRQLPISPPYPQQVHRILPQPYAQVHQILPEPAHHIYIPPEARNISIELNNFLVNSGNGTGLQAGEGSVAAVERMEEEEEPLKACENNNGVMEDEMSQKKDDVEKTGGNDGDFFDCNICLDLSKEPVLTCCGHLFCWQCLYRWLHLHSDAKECPVCKGEVTIKSVTPIYGRGNNARVLEEDSTLKIPPRPQAKRVESLRQTIMRNASALPVEEVIRRLGNRIDLTRDLVQPNETENARGTVERTTSLLSRFLTSRGMRREQNPVAPPEDVAGLNQNNVNGADLGGDHRRVQSLLLRRSQSHRATLSSLSSALTSAERLVEAYFRSNPLGRNQEQPPTSVDDRDSFSSIAAVINSESQVDTAVEIDSMVTSSRRRADASRLSDVDSGDSRAPRRRRLN, from the coding sequence ATGGGGGAGGAAAGTTCCGATGCAATGAACCTTGATTTGAATCTGGGTCCAGACCCAGAACCACCAACTGGGTCCATAACCAATGAGGCTTTGAACTTGGATGATTGGATTGAGGAGCCTCTTCAGCGAATTAGCGAAGCTGCTGCAAGGCTTAGGGGGAGACAGAGGTGGAGATGGAGGCAACTTCCGATTTCTCCACCTTATCCTCAACAAGTTCATCGCATTCTACCTCAGCCTTATGCTCAAGTTCATCAAATTCTACCAGAGCCTGCGCATCATATTTATATCCCACCTGAAGCTCGCAATATCTCTATTGAATTGAACAATTTTTTGGTCAATTCGGGTAATGGTACGGGGTTACAGGCTGGAGAAGGAAGTGTGGCGGCTGTGGAGAGAATGGAGGAAGAGGAGGAGCCGTTGAAAGCGTGTGAAAACAACAATGGTGTTATGGAGGATGAGATGTCACAGAAGAAGGATGATGTTGAAAAGACTGGTGGCAATGATGGGGACTTTTTTGATTGTAATATCTGTTTGGACCTGTCCAAGGAGCCTGTTTTGACTTGTTGCGGTCATCTGTTTTGTTGGCAGTGCTTATATCGATGGTTGCATCTGCATTCAGATGCTAAGGAGTGTCCGGTTTGCAAAGGGGAGGTGACAATTAAGAGTGTTACCCCCATCTATGGTCGAGGGAACAATGCTCGTGTTCTTGAGGAGGATTCCACTCTTAAAATTCCTCCTAGGCCACAAGCAAAGCGTGTTGAAAGTCTGAGACAAACCATTATGAGAAATGCTTCTGCACTCCCTGTAGAGGAGGTGATTCGGCGTCTTGGAAACAGAATTGATCTCACTCGGGATCTAGTTCAGCCAAATGAAACAGAAAATGCCCGTGGAACAGTAGAGAGAACTACTTCCTTGCTAAGTAGGTTTTTGACATCTCGAGGCATGAGGAGAGAGCAGAATCCTGTGGCACCACCGGAAGATGTTGCAGGTTTGAATCAGAACAATGTTAATGGCGCTGACTTGGGAGGGGATCACCGCAGGGTGCAATCTCTTTTGCTTCGAAGATCACAATCACATAGAGCCACACTTTCTAGTCTTTCATCAGCATTGACTTCTGCTGAAAGGTTGGTTGAGGCATATTTCCGTAGCAATCCATTAGGAAGAAACCAAGAACAACCACCTACTTCAGTTGATGACAGAGACTCCTTTTCAAGCATTGCCGCTGTCATAAATTCGGAGAGTCAAGTGGACACTGCTGTAGAAATTGATTCCATGGTAACCTCTTCTAGGAGGAGAGCTGATGCTTCAAGATTGTCTGATGTGGACAGTGGAGATTCTCGTGCTCCAAGGCGCAGACGTCTGAACTAA